The genomic region GCAGGTTTTTttaactggcaaattttcgcaaatttattcactggcgttGAAAGGCGGAGATTCTCTGCTAATTCGcacctgtcgaatttattcgcccatcaatacagGCTACTAGTTATCACAATAAAATGCAACCATCCGAGTGTTTTGGGGTTGAAAGAACTGGTGACAGGTGCTTACCATTTGTGTCGATAAACATAAAGCTGGAGCTGGTGACGAAGCATTTCTCACAGAATTTCTCTTCAGAAATACAGCAGCAGATCAAACATCTCATATGTCATGGGCCTTAGTTTTGATACTGTAACTCCCCAACCACATTGCAATAAATAATTCATCTTGGGGTCCTAAAACTAGGGCTCTCCAGAGGCAGAACATTGTTTCAGCATTAAATTCCGAAGGCATTTGTTCAGGACCTTTTCAATACATGTTGCAACTTAAATCGTTTTGGATCAGTTCAAATTTACCACCTCCTCCTCATGGTTCATGGAGCGCTAAATAATCGAAATAATGTGTCAGTGGGGAATTACATGTCAAATtctttttgggctaatttcatCCAATTCTTCTGTCTAcctacatttttcagaaaaagcATTCTGGTTGTCGCAATTCAAACAGTTTCTCTGTCAGTGGAACTGATACATTATGTTTGAgatttgctgtttggtgcctATAGGTTCTATGACGTACTTTTTGGGTGGGATGTTTCACTAACTATGTTGTTGCTGCCATACCCAGTAAATTATTTTGGTAATAGAAACAGAGGCTAATATGATTGCAATCTAGACCACAATTCGCTCATGGTCACAGGCTTATGCATTAGTATTCTTATATACGCTCCATTAGATCCAGTAAAATGTAAATTTCCATTTAGATTGTGCTCAATTAATACATtgtgatttatttgattaggctgcACAGGAAGCTAGTCATCCCAATACAATCATAAAACAGCTTTAAGATACTTTATTATAGTTCAataaactacacaagcccagtCCCATGTCATGTCCTGTGTATGATGTGTATGAAAGCATCAATGAAGTCAGCACAGTCAGGGCTGTGGGATTAGCAGTTTGTACTCCTGTCCAGGTTCTTGTATTTTAAATTATAGCCAGCTCCCGAGAAGCAAATGGCAGCATTTCTGTCGCATTCGCAGATAAACTTTTCACAGGCGTTGTTCTTAGCTAGGAACAAAAAGGGAGTCCCGGTTAGAACAACAGATGCCGGTAGAGTGCTTGATACTGCTATATGTATCGGCAGTCAGGTAAGTGTGCCTTGTTATCTTGTTTTCCTGACTTTCAATTATATTAATACCTGAGCCTTGACCAGATACTATACGTGGATGTGTTTATTTTGGGtccatacacgggtcaataaactgctgacttaaaggaccagtaacataagttttttttttaaattcgttagtatagaatgaaaaaaaaaccacaaagacaaattaaacttttaaatcggttagtctttttaagaaataacttactaaaACTCcacttgctctcctcttcagaaaaggtgacacggtgacaatccatcatgcggcactcgatttctaatccctggctatctcctataaggaaagcagggaggagaaatcgagtgccgcatgatggattgccggatcgccttttctgaagaggagcgcaaacggagtttcggtaagttatttcttaataaagagatttaaaagttgaatttttcattctatactaacgatttttttttaattgatgttactggtcctttaacacttacacaggtatggaacctgttaaccagaatgctctggacctgggtttttttgtaatttggatcaccatatctgaagtctactaaaaataatttaaacagtaccGTAATTACACTCaacaggattgctttgcctccagtgtggattaattatatcttagttgggaccatttacaaggtactgttttgttaatacagaggaaaaggaaataaccttataaaattagaattatttgattaaaattgagtctatgggagacggccttcccttaatttgaatttttttttggtttttggataaatggtttccagataatatttTAGTTAGCTAAATGGTTTCTGTTAATGTGAATTCCCTGGCTCCATGCTGGTTCTATGCCACAGACCCAAAAAATGGGCCAGTGTGGAGACAAAGCAAACTGATACTATTCACACAAAGAATTAATGGCACTTATACAAATGCTGATTACTAACATGAGCAGGTGACAGATGTTCCAGAACAAGTGTAGTCATACATCTCAATGTATGGGCTGTCAAGGATGCCATTACAGGGTCCTTTAGAGTTGGAGTAGCAGTTGTCATGGCTTTGGCAGCATCTGTAAAGCAAAGAAAGGACAAATATTTTGTCAGCTACAACTAGGAAGCTGTACACATAGAAAGTATCACTGTTTTTCTGACAACACATATATTGTAGAGCTTTGCTAATTAGGGTGCGTTGCCATgtgatttattgtttaaattatatgtttttaaaatataacaaaagtgGCAGACTTTCCAGGGCTgtaactatgggtaggcagaagaggcatgtacctagggcacaaagcttgggggttgccaggcacataccttccctGCTGCCTAGCCCTAGTCCTGCTGAACAAGTCCTGCAAAGAATACAAACGTGCACCTTTGGTTTGCCTGGGGCACCTGGTCAGTCTGGCCGGGTCCTGCCACTTTCCCATGAATTAAccaaatacttttgttttttaacccAATTCAGTTAGACAACAGGGTAGCCAGGTTACTGGCTGGTCTCACTATTAGCTTTGCTTGATAGAACAGCCAGCTACAGAGattacacatcattcacatcagtctctgtcccagtgaTCTTAAAAACTAAGGGCCCCATCACGTTTTCCCACTATGGTCAATAAGAACAAATTTACCTgcaagtttaaaataaaaatgataaaggtTCTCTCAATGTCTCTCTAACCAATAGTTTTTGAATGTCAGTTCCcattaaatagaaatatgaaatattataacaattatcatttttataagattTACCCTTTTAAAGTAGACTGAGTAACAAATGTCATATCCTCTCACCCACTTCTGTAAGCCGCCAACTCCCCTGGGCCCCATGCCCACAGGGTCTGCACCCTCTGTAGCTACGCCACTGATGAAAtcgtttaaattaaaaaaaaaatctaacctcAGGATCAATCTTCTTTCTTGTTGCTGGGTGTCACTCACTCTAACTatagatcacatttttttctttcatgtatATAAAGTTATAAACAATCCAAAAACCTCAACAATTAACAAAGAAACTGGAACACctacatcaggagtgcccatactttactaatgcaaggtctacttttaatgatgttgtcccattatgatctacatctataaaagcattgttagcattctgttccatggaaaatattacttaaatactgatttatgagagAGAGAAtttgtattgctatatttaacaaaaaactatttcttatgtaacataataaatatctaaatgaaaagcatgaaacggGAGgttgatttagacaaactgtttgttgatagtgtcttgagatctactgatcaccaatcATCCTGATCTACCTATTGGACCCCCTGATCTACATTATACTACAGGTTAATTCTACATTTATTTTCCTCTTCAGCATGCTTCAGCCTTCAGATAGTAGCAGGGttgctgtttttctgtttttgttattttctttacCCATGGGACTAGTTAAAATACAGGTCAGATGGCAATGATAAAGTTAGTGCaataatatatatgaaattaaatgGGCTTTTGCCCAAGTTACCGGTCCAGTGCATCCACAGGATTCCCACTACCTCCTATTCCACAGTAACATCCGTAGTCATTGTAGTCAAAGTAAGGATCACAGGTTGGAATGGTGCACTTGATCATGTTGCGGAATTGCCATAGGTTCCGAGTATTAGTGTTAGCCAAGGCAGGAGACACTGTAAATGATGGAAGGCAATGGAATTGTTTAATCTGTGTAAGATCTGTATCAGATTCTGCTTTGtcttggtttattattattatcattttcatCTGTTTCATTTTCAAACGCTATTTATATAGTGTTTGatgcagagctttacagagattacacagcattcacgtcagtccctgccccagtggaacttacacTCTTATCACACTTACACACTAGGATCCATTTGATCAGAAACCAGTTAACTGGCCTGTAGGTTTTTGGAGTATTGGAAGAAACCAGTAGAGTAGAGGAAACTCTGACAAACAACATCCAAGCTCCTTGCAGATAGTACCTAAGCTGGACTTGAATTCAGGACCCCAGCACTTCAGCCAAAAAAACTTTATCAGTAAGTACACAATGCAATTATTTATCCTTGCCCAGGTGGTTACTCTGGATTTGTTTTTCCATGACAACATATGTAgctcatttttttaaaaccagaCTGCACAATATCTATTTTGCAGTAATATGCACAGTGCAGCATTTAACTAAGAACTTCACAGCTTTATTTCACAGTCACCCTCCAGATGCAGTTAAACCACAGCTCCCAGGAACCAGACGCAGTCCTtgaaattaaacaattaaaacagGGTTGGCCAGCATTGATTATAAAGTATTACTATTGGTACTGTCCACATCTTTGCTAAACCTTGTATCACTTACCCTTCCTACTAAGAACTGCTGTCCGTTTGGACCAACTTTGCACAGAGGTCCAGGGCACTCACCTGTCTTTCAACACCTTGAAGACTgctctttgtgtgtgtctgtagGAGAGACACTACATTGGCAGTGGAATTATAGAAATGAAAATTACAACCATCCTTGGGTACCAACATATCTGTCTCCTTCTTTAGCACTAGTAGATAGTCATTGCAGACCTCTGACACATATACACAAACAATATAAATAGCTGAACTTTCCCTCACTCTTACACACACTTGCACTATACAATGTTTGTATTTGAAAGAGCAGAAGCAAATAAAAATTCCTTAACCAGACAAGATTTACCTGCCAACAGCAGAGCAAGGACCCTTAGAATCATAGTGGCAGAGATTAAGGTTGATGCTGCTGCTGATCCTTTAAATACTGAAAATTTGACGATTGGTTTTCAGGGGTAGGACTATCCGTGAGAAGTTAGCTGCCAAGTACACATTTCCTCCATTTGCTAGTGATGATTAAGAGAATAAGAGCCTTGGCCCCATTTCACCGCTCAGAACTTGCGTTTAGATGTAGAAACATGGCGATAAGGCTCTTgcttcatggtcattccctgtcTAGGTCCCAAAACAGGAGATGGCCTCTGTAGGTTCTGTGGGACTTCACAGGGTAGAACTGAAAAGGGAATAAAACCTTTTCTaataaaaaagtccaataaatattattatgtttTGAAGCAGCGGACACTATACTTTGTAGTCATTGCCCACAAATTTTATAATAGTTAAATAATAGCTTATAATAAAAGTTGGTGAGGGTCACTGATCAGGAGCTTGGTCCTAGGAAAAATAGTCTTCTGCAAACATCCCCATGTCTGCTTGATTAAGGTAGAATTGTAGGCGTCTGTAGTTTTTCTCATCCCTCAGTAACGTGTCAGTAATAGACAAGTCTCTCATTTTGTGATTTTCCAGTGACAATCCAACTGGAGCAATTGTGTATTTTTCCCACTGCCCATGAGCACGAGTCTGTATTTtagctatgagtaagtgcccacacaggcaggaaacgcgttaggcctaagcatgtcctaataaagccttTAATGCCCATGAgcatatttacaaatgtttttctactttttaaaatatgagcaGTTTGTGGACTGTTAAGGACCACCCAGAGCAGGACCCACCCAgagcagggcccaccaggtaaAATCCCTGTACACTGTCAGGCCAGTCTGGGTTGTCCATCTATGATGCTGAGCTATGCCAAAAGAGCAGCTTCTCTCACCCAAGCTTTCATAGGTTACAGggcctttcctggccatcccccgtcaacatGGAAAATCTATACTTATGGGTAATCTCCTGCtgcttcccagcctggacagaagaaatgGCCCACCCCTTCCTATTCCTCCTCAGTCTTTTCTTCTGTCCCAGCCTGGATGCAGTAGGAGATTGTTCCCTCTGTACTTCAGGTGAAATTTATACTCACACTTAAGATTACCGGGAACAGTTCTTAGGGAGATTCTCTTTGCCCGAAGCCCCTGTCCTGTGTGGCAACTGCGTTGTCTGGAGGGGGATTTTCGGCGGAGCTGGATGTTGTTGCCACATTTGCGGCTCAAAGGTGCGCTCCAGtgtgcgcgatgacgtcatcacccgGCGACAGCTGAAAATTTAAAAGTTTGGCGCTAAGTCGCAGCGCTGCCTTGGATTTTGGCGTTTATTCTGCCTGTGCAAAATGGATCCAGCTGCCCCGAAGAGGACCGCTTCCAAGGTGATAGTGTGAGTACTCCAATCTACTGATGTTGCGAAAAGACATCTCCCCTATATAGTGGCTTAtgtatgcccttatttttatAGTGCCTCTGCTGAAGAGCCTACTAAAAAGAGAGATAAGCAAGATGCTGAGAAGAGATGCCGAGCATGTGTTAATGTGGCTTTGAAAGATAAGAAGTTTTGCCAAGACTGCTTTGATGATTATCTGTCTAGACAGATTAACCCCTCTGTGGCCAGGGATTCTCCTCAGGATATGCCTATTCCTTCAACTTCTGCCACTTTGCCTGATCAGCAGTCTTTGATGTCATGGATTAAAAGTGCAGTATCTCaatctcttaaagagacagttctctCTAACCCAGATTTGTCTGTATTTAATAGAGATCCTTCTATTCAGGAGGATTCTTCGAATGACAGCTCTTCATCTGATGAAGAATTGCCTAGTGATGAAATTTCAGTATTCGATCAGAAACATCTTACTCCCCTCATTAGGGCTATTAGGCGCACCTTGAATCTGGAGGATGCAAGTCAGCCTTCTACCTCCCTTCTATTTTCTAAAAAAGCGAAGATGGCTTTTCCTATTCATAAGGAGGTGCAGGATTTAATCCGTTTGGAATGGGAGAATATTTCCAGGAGAATTCCAGCGGAAAGAAGGATTGAGAAATTATACCCTTTCTCTGATGTATTCAAGATACTTTGAATAAACCTCCTTCAGTGGATGCTCCAGTGGCAAGATTGTCGAGGAAGACGGCGTTGCCGATAGACGATATATCTGCTTTAAAGAATCCCATGGATCGCCGCATggaaactgagctgaaaaaatgttatatttcagcaggagcagcctgTAAGCCTTCTATTGCATTGGTGTCAGTTACCAAGGCACTTTCCCTTTGGGCAGAAAACTTAGAGCAGGCCGTTAAAGATCGAATGCCCAGCGAGAGGATTCTGGAAGGTCTTGAGGATTTCAGGTTGGCCTCTAATTTTTGCCTGCAAGCATCCTTGGATTTAGTGCAATTGTCTGCTCGCTCAATGTCCTTTGCAGTAGCAGCCCGTAGAGCCCTTTGGGTAAGATCTTGGTTTGTGGATACCGCTTCCAAAAATTCACTTTGCAAAATGCCTTTTGAGGGCAAGAAATTATTTGGCAAGGCCTTGGACGACATTATATCAAAATCTTCTGGGGGTAAGAGTACTTTTTTGCCGCAAAGTAGAAGATTTCCTGATAACTTCAGGAGGCGGCCAGAAAGTTCCTTTCGAAGAAGAGATGATACtagaggattcagattcggaagAGATTTTAGAACCTCGAATTGGCGTGCAGGCCAGACATCTTTTAGGACCAGAGCTAGACCTCCAAGGTCCCCCAAGTCCTCTTCAAAGGCTCAATGAAGGTCTCTCTACCCATCCTCCTGTAGGGGCAAGACTTTTGGCCTTTCAAAGAGTATGGGCCAAGGAGTTCTCAGACACATGGGTAGTCACTACAATTCAAAGAGTCTACCAATtggaattttctttaaaacctacGTAAGACCATTTTGTTGTTTCATGGGCAGCGGAAGCTTTCAAAATGGAGACATTGGCGACCATAAAGAAGGTTATTCATCCAGGGGATTGGCTGGCATCCTTGGATCTGAAGGATGCCTACCTTCACGTGCCCATTACTTAAGAGCATCAGAAGTTTCTGCGGTTTTGTCTACAGGGTCGGCACTACCAATTCCGCTGTCTCCCGTTTGGTCTAGAAACCTCGCCCAGGACCTTTACCAAGATTCTTGTGGTAATAATAGCCAAACTGAGACGGGAGAAAATTGAAGTCTATCATTATCTGGACGACTTGCTTCTTGTAGCCAGAGATCCAGAGAGCTTATCTGCCAACCTTCAAATGACCAGGGACACTCTGGAGAAGTTTTGGTGGATCATAAATACGGCCAAGCTTATACCAGTTCAGAGGATGATCTACCTGGGCGCTCAGTTAGATACAGTTCCGGGCATGGTGTCTCTTCCATTGCTGAAGATCCGACATATTGTACTTCAGGTCAATCAGTTGCGGGGGAGGTCCTACACTTCAGCGAGGACATTCATGAGTCTTTTAGGTCTCCTCACTCCAACGATAGGTCTGGTGAAATGGGCCAAATGGAGGATGAGACCGGTTCAACTTTCGTTTCTCAGGCAGTGGAATCCAGTTGTCCAGGATTGGTCTCGGTTAATCCAGATCACCAGGGAATGCCGACAATGCCTTGTTTGGTGGACGGTTCCGAGCAACCTTCGGAGGGGGTTCCCTCTCAAAGAACCAGTCTGGATGGAGATATTTACGGATGCCTCTGGTGTAGGTTGGGGAGCTCACCTACTAGATCTCTATGCTCAGGGAGCTTGGGAAGAGAATCTATCCGAGATCCCATCCAATGTCCTGGAGATCAGGGCGATCTCACAAGCACTTCTGGCATTCGAGAAGGTCATCCTCGGTTCCTCAGTGAAGATCAGGACAGACAATGTCTCGGCTGTAGCATATGTCAAGGGCCAGGGAGGAACGAGGAGCAAAACCCTTCTCAGAGAGATGATACCAATTATGGAGTGGGCTCAGACTCATCTTCAGGACCTTACTGCTCAACACATTCCAGGTGTTCAGAATTCATGGGCGGATTGCCTGAGCCGTCACCATTTACCGAAGGGAGAATGGGAGCTGAAGCAGAAGGTTTTTCTCTGGATAACATCTATTTGGGCTGCCCGCAGATAGATCTGATGGCAACAGATTGGAATACCAAGCTTCCGGTCTTCTTTTCCAGAGCCCCTTGTCCGGGAGCAGCAGCATTGGATGCCTTCTCCCAGAATTGGAAGGATCTGTTTGCCTATGTGTTTCCTCCGATACCGGTAATACTAAGAGTATTACGGAAGGTTATGAATACGAGAATGGAGGTGATAGCAATTCTCCCCGACTGGCCCAGGAGGCCTTGGTATCCACTCTTGAGACGCTGTCAATTGCGGATCCATTGCCAATCCCACACTCCAGGGACCTCCTACTTCAGGGTTCTCAGAAGCATCCCAATCCAGTGAGTTTCATGCTAGAGGCTTGGAGATTGAGAGGAGGATCCTGAAAGAATATGGTTGCTTTGACTCAGTCATTGAGACCCTGGTTAGGGctaggaagagtaacaccaattCTAAGTACCATAAGGTTTGGAGAACCTTTAGTTCTTGGGCTATGAGTAAACTCCTGGATCCTTCTACGCAGTTATAGGATGGCAGTTATATTGGAGTTTCTTCAGGAAGGTCTTCAGAAGGGGTTGAGCCTTAATACTTTGAAGGGTCAAATTTCAGCTTTGTCAGcagttctggaaaaaagatgGTCCAAGGAGCCCCTAATAGAGAGATTCTTTCAAGGAGTGAAAAGAATCTGGCCTCCGACTAGGCCTCTTTTTCCTACCTGGGATCTTCCACTTGTCTTAAGAGCCTTATCGGCTGAACCTTTTGAGCCTCTGGAACATATATCGCTTTGGTTACTAACCTTAAAGACTTTCTTTCTAGTAGCTATCACGTCAGCGCGTAGAATCTCTGAGCTCCAAGCTCTTTCTGTGGATCCACCTTATACAATCTTTCATGAGAAGAAGGTGCACCTTAGGccagtttttaattttcttcCTAAGGTGGTATCTAAATTTCACATTAATGAGCctattgttttgccttcatttgAGAATCTTACAGCTTCCCAAGAGAAAGATCTATCGCTGGATGTCAAGAGATGTTTGGAAATCTACATCAAAAGAACAGAAAGTTTCAGGAAATCAAGAATGCTCTTTGTTATTCCCgctgggaaaagaaaaggggagcaAGCTGCTAAGTCTACTCTAAGTTCCTGGATAGTCAAGGCTATATCGAGATCATATAAAGAGCAGGGCAACTCTCTACCCAAGGGAGTTAGAGCACATTCGGCCCGTGGTGTGGCAGCTTCTTGGGCAGCGGAAGCAGGAGTCTCCTCTGAAGACATTTGTAGAGCAGCGACCTGGGTCACACCCAATACATTTATTAGGCATTACAGATTGGATGTGATGTCTTTCTCTCAGGCCCAGTTTGGGCAATCAGTCCTTCTTTCAGCTACTTCTGTATAATAAATTGATCAGCATTAATCCCGCCCTTGTATTGATTGCTTGGGTATATCCCATAAGTATAGATTTTCCatgttgacgggggatggccaggaaaagagaaaattgaaTAATacctaccggaattttcttttcctggccatcttCCCCGTCAACATGCCCGCCCTATTGTGACTTTATAATCAGACTGAGGAGGAATAGGaaggggtgggctttatggggtGGTGAAATTAACCATTtgttctgtccaggctgggaagcaGCAGGAGATTACCCATAAGTATAGATTTCcatgttgacggggaggatggccaggaaaagaaaattccggtaggtATTCTTCAATTTTCTCTTATCTTTTCCCTCTTCTACAGACTTCCAAGGGTGTCTTTGACTACAAATTACACTAACACTGGTTATTAATCACCCACAAATACACAATATTTTATCAGTTTTTAAATGGAATATATTGAGATGCTGGCTTCTCTGTCCAAGGTGCTGTTGCATTTGGAATGCAGGATATTGGGGTGCTGAAATGAGGGAGAGGTATAGAAAGAGAAAAGCACATAGCGGGTTGAGGAACAATTGGAGCTAAAATAAGAAACACATTGGCACATGGCTGAAAGTAGGAGAGAACAGCACatatgtttgataaaaaaaatgagataaggACAATAAAGAAAAATCGCACATGAGGATAAGgcttcaagaaaagaaaaaaacattgagtaTTTCAGTAGAAATTGCACACAACTATGGGTGGAAGAGCAAGTGGCAAATGGCAGATGAATAAGGCACGGCCCCTCACACGCCTACTATGCAGTACAGTCAGTAATTTCCATTACGGAATTATTAATTATCCCTAGTCAGAGTCAGAACAGCGGAAAAACACATACAacaaataaaagtcttttttggCAAAAGAAAAAGGTCACACAAAGACAGAAACAGCAGTGCACTCAGGGCCACAGGAGCAGAGGACTAATGCAActaatgcaaaaaggaaagtcttggggggaaaaatctttttcagataaaatcagggccaggccaaggtattttggcaccctaggcaagtgcttcagttggtgcccccccccccaaccagtaGTCTCACATTACCATTTATCACCTTGGCATTTTACCATTTtggtttttaataaagaaatctactatgtaaattatacaaaatatgggTAGCAGTATACCCAATCAAACTTTACAGTGTCATAGAGGCCCGTTTAGTAACATATTAGTCATATatcaaaaatttagtcttacctgaaattttccttttctttagtccgaaaggcagcacatcacaattgggtaatagattccatttcccctgataggacagaataataaacaagcttaattaacccctataagagtcacctcctccccccaggcatcagtgttcattttctagcttcttaaataaaaacacaccactACTTTAAATTTATCGGGAGGGATTattgtgctgcctttcggactaaagaaaaggaaaatttcaggtaagactaaatttttgattttctttacgtcctacaggcagcacatcacaattgggatTTAGCAAGCTAAACACAGGGAGGGATCATTATTTCTCTGCCAAGGCCGATACCCAAACTGTACAGCTAAAGGCTGCTTCTTGAGAGGCTGCTATGTCAAGCTTGTAGAACTTTGCAAAAGTATGTACATTACTCCAAGGGACTGCTCTGCAGATATCTCAAATATGCACTTGTGATCTTTCTGCCCAAGAAATGGACACTATCCTTGAATATGCTTAACTCTGCTGGAGGTTTTCTCCCTGCCATATAAGCTTTCCTATCCAAGGATCTTTAAATGGTGACTCTTCCACAGGAATTGTTGTTCTTTTAGAAAGTCTTGCGATCAAAACATCCACCTGAAGTGGCTCCTCCCAGGCTGCCTCCTTAGCATCTATAGGAAACATCAATTAGAATCTTTTTATCAATTTGGGTGTGTTTTccacctaaaataaataaaaccgttCCTTAGATTTGTGTTGTACTAATGAGGAAGCATCACTATCAGCAACTGAATCAAGATTCTAAACTAGATTACAAATCTCTAGAATGTCAGCAGGTGACATACGTGTATTTATATTTGATCTGACTTCATCAACATATTTTGACAACAGTTTCTTGAACCAGCTAACAAACTGTTCCTTGTTATTTACTGGCCACTTGAAATACATGATTCACGATTTGACTGAGAATAATCTTCAGGCAATGGCTGATCACATCCTGAACAAATATTATATCTGGATTTTCGCTTTTTCCTGGAAGATCTTTCTCCAGAcacctaaaatatatgaaaagtgaGCATAAGTACACATATTAACTTTGTAAATGTGACCCCAGTAAATCTGCTACACATAGTACCTTTAGCAGCCTAATCACAGTCTAGCAGCTTCCGCTACAGGAACGGACACACAAATGGCAAATGCTGCAAAATACCTGCTTAAGGGGATACCGCACCCTTAGCTGTGAGTTTCCTGGAAATATCTTAAACTCCTCATACTCACCATATTTTGCATGCATGTGGTATAAATGATACTCCCTAACCAGTAACAGTTTTATACTGGTAAAGATAATAGAATGCAGGACAGCCTAGGAATGGTAACAGCAATGATAATTTGCAATCATTTGAATATCACATTATAACAGATTTCTAAACACTCATTTGAAATTGTAAACTGCAGATGCAATACcataaaatataactgtaaagGAGTAATAGGATATTTGCAACCCCTATATCTTTGTAATATAGACAATAAAATTCAAAGTTTACTGAATGCATTGCCCTTGTACTCTACAAGGTCATGAATTAATGGTGGTAAACTGCAGTGCCGTATAAAAACTAA from Xenopus laevis strain J_2021 chromosome 1S, Xenopus_laevis_v10.1, whole genome shotgun sequence harbors:
- the pla2g1b.S gene encoding phospholipase A2, minor isoenzyme isoform X1, producing the protein MLFVRVSSTLLVSSNTPKTYRPVNWFLIKWILVLSPALANTNTRNLWQFRNMIKCTIPTCDPYFDYNDYGCYCGIGGSGNPVDALDRCCQSHDNCYSNSKGPCNGILDSPYIEMYDYTCSGTSVTCSSKNNACEKFICECDRNAAICFSGAGYNLKYKNLDRSTNC
- the pla2g1b.S gene encoding phospholipase A2, minor isoenzyme isoform X2, giving the protein MILRVLALLLAVSPALANTNTRNLWQFRNMIKCTIPTCDPYFDYNDYGCYCGIGGSGNPVDALDRCCQSHDNCYSNSKGPCNGILDSPYIEMYDYTCSGTSVTCSSKNNACEKFICECDRNAAICFSGAGYNLKYKNLDRSTNC